One stretch of Streptomyces sp. MMBL 11-1 DNA includes these proteins:
- a CDS encoding NuoI/complex I 23 kDa subunit family protein: MPPIPGSGLAKGLAVTLRTMTRKTVTAQYPDTQPELPPRSRGVIGLFEENCTVCMLCARECPDWCIYIDSHKETSPPAAPGGRERSRNVLDRFAIDFSLCMYCGICIEVCPFDALFWSPEFEYAETDIHELTHERDKLREWMWTVPEPPALDPGAEEPKEIAAARKAADKLAAQRAQEQRDQADEKGGTP, translated from the coding sequence ATGCCCCCGATCCCCGGATCAGGCCTGGCCAAGGGCCTCGCCGTCACCCTGCGCACGATGACGAGGAAGACCGTCACCGCGCAGTACCCGGACACCCAGCCCGAACTCCCGCCCCGCTCCCGCGGCGTCATCGGGCTGTTCGAGGAGAACTGCACGGTCTGCATGCTCTGCGCCCGTGAGTGCCCCGACTGGTGCATCTACATCGACTCCCACAAGGAGACGTCGCCGCCCGCCGCCCCCGGCGGCCGTGAGCGCAGCCGGAACGTCCTCGACCGTTTCGCCATCGACTTCTCCCTCTGCATGTACTGCGGTATCTGCATCGAGGTGTGCCCCTTCGACGCGCTGTTCTGGTCGCCCGAGTTCGAGTACGCGGAGACGGACATCCACGAACTCACCCATGAGCGCGACAAGCTCCGCGAGTGGATGTGGACCGTGCCGGAGCCGCCCGCCCTCGACCCCGGGGCCGAGGAGCCGAAGGAGATCGCCGCCGCCCGCAAGGCCGCTGACAAGCTCGCCGCCCAACGCGCGCAGGAACAGCGGGACCAGGCAGACGAGAAGGGAGGGACCCCCTGA
- the nuoK gene encoding NADH-quinone oxidoreductase subunit NuoK, with amino-acid sequence MHLAYPAVLAALLFCIGLYGVLARRNAILVLMSVELMLNAVNLNLVAFDVWLRDTLHSGQALTLFTIAIAAAEIGIGLAIVLAVYRNRGTSAIDRLRDTAETDDAETLPDAVDGTEPPPGGADGRTGKTGTGTGTGTGKTGKAKKAEATT; translated from the coding sequence ATGCACCTCGCCTATCCCGCCGTGCTCGCCGCCCTCCTCTTCTGCATCGGCCTCTACGGCGTCCTCGCCCGCCGCAACGCGATCCTGGTCCTGATGTCCGTCGAGCTCATGCTCAACGCCGTCAACCTCAACCTCGTCGCCTTCGACGTCTGGCTCCGCGACACCCTCCACTCCGGCCAGGCACTCACGCTCTTCACCATCGCCATCGCCGCCGCCGAGATCGGCATCGGCCTCGCGATCGTCCTGGCCGTCTACCGCAACCGGGGCACCTCCGCCATCGACCGGCTCCGCGACACCGCCGAGACCGACGACGCCGAGACGCTTCCCGACGCCGTCGACGGCACGGAGCCGCCCCCGGGCGGGGCGGACGGGAGAACAGGGAAGACAGGGACAGGAACAGGGACAGGGACAGGGAAGACAGGGAAAGCGAAGAAGGCAGAGGCCACCACGTGA
- a CDS encoding NADH-quinone oxidoreductase subunit M, translated as MTVIDISASVMQFLLAFLVVAPLLGAVAALLPAPPGLKGKNPDQAVLRHGVTVTGAVLIAAIVLAVGFDHDHPATMQATTDISWIPALDVRIHLGIDGISLPLLVLTALLTFLCALYSYFKLPAGPSPKAFVALVLVLESGTLATFAVLDLLLFFLAFEMVLIPMYFLIARWGGGRRQAAAWKFILYTLLGSVVMLLGILLIGLKSGTFDMVALATDNGRGLTTSVQVIAVIAIGVGLAVKTPMWPLHSWLPDAHTAAPTVGSVLLAGVLLKMGTYGFVRILLPIAPDGMRTFAPYLAAFAVVGIVYGSLACLALARTGAKGDLKRLIAYSSVGHMGFVLLGIATMTPTGVNGALFANIAHGLITGLLFFLVGAVKDRYGTADLDALAGATGAALYGRAPRLGALLAFAAIASLGLPGLAGFWGEMLTLFGAYSPAEGLSRPAFRTFMAIGAFGTLLTAAYMLIVVRRVCMGEHSPHSRLSPDDRASQLAGGPQAVSRPQPSEAQPSGPQPSEAQPSGPQPAGPQQPGPQQPGPQPSEATGARPAPSTTPQLADIQAYEAATWTPLAAFTVLAGLWPAVLLGLTDPAVQKLLAGGKS; from the coding sequence GTGACCGTGATCGATATCAGTGCGTCCGTGATGCAGTTCCTTCTGGCGTTCCTCGTCGTCGCCCCGCTCCTCGGCGCCGTCGCGGCCCTGCTCCCCGCCCCGCCCGGGCTCAAGGGGAAGAACCCCGACCAGGCCGTGCTCCGCCACGGCGTGACGGTCACCGGCGCCGTCCTCATCGCCGCGATCGTCCTGGCCGTCGGCTTCGACCACGACCACCCCGCCACGATGCAGGCGACCACCGACATCAGCTGGATCCCGGCGCTCGACGTCCGCATCCACCTCGGCATCGACGGCATCTCCCTCCCCCTCCTGGTCCTGACCGCGCTGCTGACCTTCCTCTGCGCGCTGTACAGCTACTTCAAGCTGCCCGCGGGCCCCTCACCGAAGGCTTTCGTCGCCCTCGTCCTCGTCCTGGAGTCCGGCACCCTCGCCACCTTCGCCGTCCTCGACCTGCTGCTCTTCTTCCTCGCCTTCGAGATGGTCCTCATCCCGATGTACTTCCTCATCGCCCGCTGGGGCGGCGGCAGGCGGCAGGCGGCCGCCTGGAAGTTCATCCTCTACACCCTGCTCGGCTCGGTCGTCATGCTCCTGGGCATCCTCCTCATCGGGCTGAAGAGCGGCACCTTCGACATGGTGGCACTCGCCACTGACAACGGCCGGGGCCTCACCACGTCCGTGCAGGTCATCGCCGTCATCGCGATCGGTGTCGGCCTCGCTGTGAAGACCCCGATGTGGCCCCTGCACAGCTGGCTCCCCGACGCCCACACCGCCGCCCCCACCGTCGGGTCGGTGCTCCTCGCGGGTGTCCTGCTGAAGATGGGAACGTACGGATTCGTCCGGATCCTGCTCCCCATCGCCCCCGACGGCATGCGGACCTTCGCGCCCTACCTCGCGGCGTTCGCCGTCGTCGGCATCGTCTACGGCTCCCTCGCCTGCCTGGCGCTGGCCCGTACCGGCGCCAAGGGCGATCTCAAGCGGCTCATCGCCTACTCGTCCGTCGGACACATGGGCTTCGTCCTGCTCGGCATCGCCACCATGACCCCCACCGGAGTCAACGGCGCGCTCTTCGCCAACATCGCCCACGGCCTCATCACCGGTCTGCTGTTCTTCCTGGTCGGCGCCGTCAAGGACCGCTACGGCACCGCCGACCTCGACGCCCTCGCCGGAGCGACCGGGGCCGCCCTCTACGGCCGGGCGCCCCGCCTCGGCGCGCTGCTCGCCTTCGCCGCCATCGCCTCGCTCGGCCTCCCCGGACTCGCCGGATTCTGGGGCGAGATGCTCACCCTGTTCGGCGCGTACAGCCCCGCCGAAGGCCTCAGCCGCCCCGCGTTCCGCACCTTCATGGCCATCGGGGCGTTCGGCACCCTGCTCACCGCCGCGTACATGCTCATCGTCGTCCGCCGCGTCTGCATGGGCGAGCACTCGCCCCACTCCCGGCTGTCGCCCGACGACCGGGCCTCGCAACTGGCGGGCGGCCCGCAAGCAGTGTCACGCCCCCAGCCGTCCGAGGCCCAGCCGTCAGGCCCCCAGCCGTCCGAGGCCCAGCCGTCAGGCCCCCAGCCCGCCGGTCCTCAGCAGCCCGGCCCTCAGCAGCCCGGCCCTCAGCCGTCCGAGGCCACCGGAGCCCGGCCCGCCCCCTCCACCACCCCGCAGCTCGCGGACATCCAGGCGTACGAAGCCGCCACCTGGACCCCGCTCGCCGCGTTCACCGTCCTCGCCGGTCTCTGGCCCGCCGTCCTCCTCGGCCTCACCGACCCGGCCGTGCAGAAGCTCCTCGCAGGAGGCAAGTCGTGA
- a CDS encoding NADH-quinone oxidoreductase subunit 5 family protein has translation MTITTLAALVPLLPFLGALAGLAVGRTAPGFVRPLAILPTLTAAVLAVIVAVRQGGGRAVDAATQLTPTGSVPIDLALHLDGFAVLVAVLVTVVATCVQLYSTAYLRDDARYPSYAALVSLFTSAMLLVVYSGDLMVLLVGWEIMGICSYFLVGHYWETPEARAASLKAFLVTKLGDVPFLIGLFALAADTGSFRITKILAAVGNGGLDHPTVIALLLLAGVAGKSAQFPLHTWLPDAMAGPTPVSALIHAATMVAAGIYFVARLLPVFAASGAALVVLAVMAAVTMIGSGLAALAQDDIKRVLAYSTIGQLGYMSGALAVGDRGAAVFHLISHGAFKAVLFLAAGVVIHAAGTNSLAAMSRMGGLARRIPDAFWTMTVALLALAAIPPFAGFFSKEAVLVAAEHTALGDRSVAPAAAGWTILIAGLLAAVLTAAYAVRLWLLAFRGRGAEAPDHGGQPAAMTSVLWILAVPTIGFGLTVGMIGDWFDGHGLTPSLTTAVLSTGVTLVGGLVTYGAWRHTTAIAARTPIGAVAAHPGVEPALVEAEAMTSHTAVYGTIAGAPDPADPGRILLGPLHRHAATGFHLDALYTVLFVRPVQGAARLVRFLDREVVDTYVSGSGAVTRLLGTAVRRAQTGNVQTYAGALLAGSLVLAIAAVVFANVNAGS, from the coding sequence GTGACCATCACGACCCTCGCCGCCCTCGTCCCCCTCCTCCCGTTCCTCGGGGCCCTCGCCGGGCTCGCCGTCGGCCGTACCGCCCCCGGCTTCGTCCGCCCGCTGGCGATCCTCCCGACCCTCACCGCGGCCGTACTCGCCGTGATCGTCGCCGTCCGCCAGGGCGGCGGCCGGGCCGTCGACGCCGCGACCCAGCTCACGCCCACCGGATCGGTCCCGATCGACCTGGCGCTGCACCTCGACGGCTTCGCCGTTCTGGTCGCCGTCCTCGTGACAGTCGTCGCCACCTGCGTACAGCTCTACTCCACCGCCTACCTCCGCGACGACGCCCGCTACCCCTCCTACGCGGCCCTCGTCTCCCTCTTCACCTCCGCGATGCTCCTGGTCGTCTACTCAGGCGACCTGATGGTGCTCCTGGTCGGCTGGGAGATCATGGGCATCTGCTCGTACTTCCTCGTCGGCCACTACTGGGAGACGCCCGAGGCCCGGGCCGCCTCCCTCAAGGCCTTCCTGGTCACCAAGCTCGGCGATGTCCCCTTCCTGATCGGTCTGTTCGCACTCGCCGCCGACACCGGCAGCTTCCGGATCACCAAGATCCTCGCCGCCGTCGGCAACGGTGGGCTCGACCACCCCACCGTCATCGCCCTGCTGCTCCTCGCGGGCGTCGCGGGCAAGTCGGCCCAGTTCCCCCTGCACACCTGGCTGCCCGACGCGATGGCCGGCCCCACCCCCGTCTCCGCGCTCATCCACGCCGCGACGATGGTCGCCGCCGGCATCTACTTCGTGGCCCGGCTGCTGCCCGTCTTCGCGGCCTCCGGCGCGGCGCTCGTCGTCCTCGCCGTGATGGCCGCCGTCACGATGATCGGGTCCGGGCTCGCCGCCCTCGCCCAGGACGACATCAAACGCGTCCTCGCCTACTCGACCATCGGCCAGCTCGGCTACATGTCGGGCGCCCTGGCCGTCGGCGACCGGGGTGCGGCGGTCTTCCACCTGATCTCGCACGGTGCGTTCAAAGCGGTCCTCTTCCTCGCCGCGGGCGTCGTCATCCACGCCGCGGGCACCAACTCGCTCGCCGCCATGTCCCGGATGGGAGGGCTTGCCCGCCGTATCCCGGACGCCTTCTGGACGATGACCGTCGCGCTCCTCGCCCTGGCCGCCATCCCGCCGTTCGCCGGCTTCTTCTCCAAGGAAGCCGTCCTCGTCGCCGCCGAGCACACCGCCCTCGGAGACCGGAGCGTCGCCCCGGCCGCCGCAGGGTGGACGATCCTGATCGCCGGGCTCCTCGCCGCCGTCCTGACCGCCGCCTACGCCGTACGCCTCTGGCTCCTGGCCTTCCGCGGGCGCGGCGCGGAAGCCCCCGACCACGGCGGGCAGCCCGCCGCCATGACCTCCGTCCTGTGGATCCTGGCCGTCCCCACCATCGGCTTCGGCCTCACCGTCGGCATGATCGGCGACTGGTTCGACGGGCACGGCCTCACCCCGTCCCTCACCACCGCCGTCCTCTCCACCGGCGTCACGCTCGTCGGCGGCCTCGTCACCTACGGCGCGTGGCGGCACACCACCGCCATCGCCGCCCGCACCCCCATCGGCGCCGTCGCCGCCCACCCCGGCGTCGAACCCGCCCTCGTCGAAGCCGAGGCCATGACGTCCCACACCGCCGTCTACGGCACCATCGCGGGCGCCCCCGACCCGGCCGACCCCGGCAGGATCCTCCTCGGGCCCCTGCACCGCCACGCGGCCACCGGCTTCCACCTCGACGCCCTGTACACGGTGCTCTTCGTCCGGCCCGTCCAGGGAGCCGCCCGCCTCGTCCGCTTCCTGGACCGCGAGGTCGTCGACACCTACGTCAGCGGATCGGGCGCCGTCACGCGCCTCCTCGGCACCGCCGTCCGCCGGGCCCAGACCGGCAACGTGCAGACCTACGCCGGCGCCCTGCTCGCCGGATCCCTCGTCCTGGCGATCGCCGCCGTCGTCTTCGCCAACGTCAACGCGGGGTCGTGA
- a CDS encoding NADH-quinone oxidoreductase subunit C has product MSDSDQHTPSAAEAYDRLPDAVTDLFGDRATAESAYDLLTVDVPAAAWLTALRTARDELGCTYFDWLSAVDEPGTGFRVCAHVAALGTGTVRRLMVRTTVPHEAAVLPSAIDVYAGAAWHERETHEMFGVAFDGHPHLVPLLLPEGFEGHPLRKDFVLAARVAKAWPGAKEPGEPAEGHTGPKRRAMLPPGVPDPNEWGPLKGQLPPAAARPGRSARPSADRPPRRTRTASEGSAAQRPTASGMETPAKSGAEAGAESPAFTGVEAAPTVARTEAPATPDASAPPEAPPATRGRRSRSASEGSASQQPPPDAPAATPPAPARRSRSASGGSASQRAASKASGDAPGPPPRVRSTDAPWHDARPAFDDEPEAPAAGSSQPLRRARSGGTAAEPSVREGEGNGATADEATPAPAPTADEAIPGEVAPDRPTPDKPVPDKSTPDKSTPDKSTPDHPAGGDPE; this is encoded by the coding sequence ATGAGCGACAGCGACCAGCACACACCATCCGCCGCCGAGGCCTACGACCGGCTGCCGGACGCGGTCACCGACCTGTTCGGCGACCGGGCCACGGCGGAGTCCGCGTACGACCTGCTGACCGTCGACGTCCCCGCCGCCGCGTGGCTCACCGCGCTGCGGACCGCCCGCGACGAACTCGGGTGCACCTACTTCGACTGGCTCAGCGCCGTGGACGAACCGGGCACGGGCTTCCGCGTCTGCGCCCATGTCGCGGCCCTGGGCACGGGTACGGTGCGGCGGCTGATGGTACGCACGACCGTGCCGCACGAAGCGGCGGTCCTGCCCAGCGCCATCGACGTCTACGCGGGCGCCGCGTGGCACGAGCGCGAGACCCACGAGATGTTCGGCGTCGCGTTCGACGGCCACCCCCACCTCGTACCGCTGCTCCTGCCGGAAGGGTTCGAGGGCCACCCGCTGCGCAAGGACTTCGTCCTGGCCGCGCGCGTCGCCAAGGCCTGGCCCGGGGCGAAGGAACCGGGGGAGCCGGCGGAGGGCCACACCGGCCCCAAGCGTCGCGCGATGCTCCCGCCCGGGGTCCCCGACCCGAACGAATGGGGCCCGCTGAAGGGCCAACTTCCCCCGGCCGCCGCACGCCCGGGCCGATCAGCCCGCCCCTCGGCCGACCGCCCGCCCCGCCGCACCCGCACCGCGAGCGAGGGCTCAGCGGCACAACGCCCCACGGCGAGCGGCATGGAGACCCCCGCGAAGTCCGGCGCGGAGGCCGGCGCGGAGTCCCCTGCGTTTACCGGTGTGGAGGCCGCCCCCACGGTGGCCCGTACGGAGGCCCCCGCGACGCCGGACGCATCCGCGCCCCCGGAGGCGCCCCCGGCGACCCGGGGGCGCCGCTCCCGGTCGGCGTCCGAGGGCTCGGCAAGCCAGCAGCCGCCCCCGGACGCCCCTGCCGCGACCCCGCCCGCCCCGGCGCGCCGTTCCCGGTCGGCCTCGGGAGGTTCGGCCAGTCAGCGTGCGGCGTCCAAGGCGTCCGGGGACGCACCCGGGCCGCCGCCCCGGGTGCGCAGCACGGACGCCCCGTGGCACGACGCCCGACCGGCCTTCGACGATGAACCGGAGGCACCGGCGGCCGGGTCCTCTCAGCCCCTCCGGCGTGCGAGGAGCGGGGGTACGGCGGCAGAGCCCTCGGTTCGGGAAGGGGAGGGCAACGGAGCCACCGCCGACGAAGCCACCCCCGCCCCGGCCCCCACAGCTGACGAAGCCATCCCCGGCGAAGTTGCCCCCGACAGGCCCACCCCAGACAAGCCCGTCCCCGACAAGTCCACCCCCGACAAGTCCACCCCAGACAAGTCCACCCCAGACCATCCCGCCGGAGGCGATCCCGAGTGA
- a CDS encoding NADH-quinone oxidoreductase subunit J family protein → MLHTAPSLLAAAAASASATSTAAGDHPGFLSPSGVEVAFLLVGLVTLGAAVVTVTTRQLVHAALWLVVALGGLAVEYLLLTAEFIAWVQVLIYVGSVVVLLLFGLMLTRAPIGRSPDADSGHRWVALGVAAAAAAALVWVVVDAFRTTWIDLDGPAQGSTEVTGAFLFRNWVLPFEALSVLLLAALVGAIVLSRKHDTDTTVRPGTKGTTRPGTKGTTRPGTVKQRPPSSPGAPASPGTPGHEEQS, encoded by the coding sequence ATGCTGCACACCGCACCCTCCTTGCTCGCCGCCGCCGCCGCCTCCGCCTCCGCCACCTCCACCGCCGCAGGCGACCATCCCGGCTTCCTCTCCCCGTCCGGCGTCGAGGTCGCGTTTCTCCTCGTCGGCCTTGTCACCCTCGGCGCCGCCGTCGTCACCGTCACGACCAGGCAACTGGTGCACGCCGCCCTCTGGCTCGTCGTGGCGCTCGGCGGACTGGCCGTCGAGTACCTCCTGCTCACCGCCGAGTTCATCGCCTGGGTCCAGGTGCTGATCTACGTTGGTTCCGTCGTCGTCCTCCTCCTCTTCGGCCTGATGCTCACCCGGGCCCCCATCGGCCGCTCCCCGGACGCCGATTCGGGCCATCGGTGGGTCGCCCTCGGGGTGGCCGCCGCGGCGGCGGCTGCCCTCGTCTGGGTCGTGGTCGACGCCTTCCGTACCACCTGGATCGACCTCGACGGCCCGGCCCAGGGCTCCACCGAGGTCACCGGCGCCTTCCTGTTCCGGAACTGGGTGCTGCCCTTCGAGGCGCTCTCCGTCCTGTTGCTCGCCGCTCTCGTCGGCGCGATCGTCCTGTCCCGCAAACACGACACGGACACCACGGTCCGCCCCGGCACCAAGGGGACCACCAGGCCCGGGACCAAGGGGACGACCAGGCCCGGGACCGTGAAGCAGCGCCCGCCCTCCTCACCCGGCGCGCCCGCCTCGCCCGGCACACCTGGCCACGAGGAGCAGAGCTGA
- a CDS encoding complex I subunit 1/NuoH family protein, with protein sequence MNDVFDVALRLAIVFAVFLVAPLLVGQTEHKVMAHMQGRLGPMYAGGFHGWAQLVADGVKFAQKEDVVPAAADRRVFQLAPAVALLPYLLVLVVIPVGPGDGAVGQAVDAGIFFVLAVMGIGVLGSLMAGWASANKFSLLGGLRTAAQLLSYELPMLLTAASVAMAAGTVSLTGILDAFAWWWLPWQIVGALVFFVAGLAELQRPPFDMPVADSEIIFGAYTEYTGLRFALFLLAEYAGIVVLCALTTVLFLGGWHGPFGADGLGWLWTVLKTALLAFVVIWLRVSYPRLREDQLQKLAWTTLVPLALAQIALTGIVKVAIN encoded by the coding sequence GTGAACGACGTGTTCGACGTCGCCCTCCGCCTGGCCATCGTCTTCGCCGTGTTCCTGGTCGCCCCCCTCCTCGTGGGGCAGACGGAACACAAGGTGATGGCCCACATGCAGGGCCGCCTGGGCCCCATGTACGCCGGCGGCTTCCACGGCTGGGCCCAGCTCGTCGCGGACGGCGTGAAGTTCGCGCAGAAGGAGGACGTGGTCCCGGCCGCCGCCGACCGCCGCGTCTTCCAGCTCGCCCCCGCCGTCGCCCTCCTCCCGTACCTCCTCGTCCTCGTGGTCATCCCCGTCGGCCCCGGCGACGGCGCGGTCGGCCAGGCCGTCGACGCGGGCATCTTCTTCGTCCTCGCCGTCATGGGCATCGGCGTCCTCGGCTCGCTCATGGCGGGCTGGGCCTCCGCCAACAAGTTCTCCCTCCTCGGCGGTCTCCGCACCGCCGCGCAGCTCCTGTCCTACGAGCTGCCGATGCTCCTGACCGCCGCCTCCGTGGCGATGGCGGCCGGGACGGTCTCGCTCACCGGCATCCTCGACGCGTTCGCGTGGTGGTGGCTGCCCTGGCAGATCGTCGGCGCGCTGGTCTTCTTCGTCGCCGGTCTCGCCGAGTTGCAGCGCCCGCCGTTCGACATGCCGGTGGCCGACTCCGAGATCATCTTCGGCGCGTACACCGAGTACACCGGTCTGCGCTTCGCCCTGTTCCTCCTCGCCGAGTACGCGGGCATCGTCGTCCTGTGCGCGCTGACCACCGTCCTGTTCCTCGGTGGTTGGCACGGCCCGTTCGGCGCCGACGGACTCGGCTGGCTCTGGACCGTCCTCAAGACCGCCCTCCTCGCGTTCGTCGTCATCTGGCTGCGCGTCAGCTACCCGCGCCTGCGTGAGGACCAGTTGCAGAAGCTCGCCTGGACCACCCTCGTCCCGCTCGCCCTCGCGCAGATCGCGCTCACCGGCATCGTGAAGGTGGCGATCAACTGA
- the mscL gene encoding large conductance mechanosensitive channel protein MscL has protein sequence MLNGFKDFILRGNVISMAIGLAVGAAFTAVVTGFSNAFITPLIGLATRGTGDFSKASYEVDGVVFPYGLFISAAIAFLITAAVLYFCVVVPMAKVQNRFTKEEEEEAVDIKAALRDCPRCFSEIPSVASRCGHCTSEVEPDPEALSLAKLPAQQH, from the coding sequence GTGCTGAACGGGTTCAAGGACTTCATCCTGCGCGGGAACGTCATCTCGATGGCGATCGGTCTCGCTGTCGGGGCCGCCTTCACCGCCGTCGTCACGGGCTTCAGCAACGCTTTCATCACACCGCTGATCGGTCTCGCCACCCGCGGCACCGGAGACTTCAGCAAGGCCTCCTACGAGGTCGACGGCGTCGTGTTCCCCTACGGCCTCTTCATCAGCGCCGCGATCGCCTTCCTGATCACCGCCGCGGTGCTGTACTTCTGCGTCGTGGTCCCCATGGCCAAGGTGCAGAACCGCTTCACCAAGGAGGAAGAGGAGGAGGCCGTCGACATCAAGGCCGCCCTCCGCGACTGCCCGCGCTGCTTCAGCGAGATCCCCTCCGTCGCCTCCCGCTGCGGCCACTGCACCAGCGAGGTCGAGCCCGACCCCGAGGCGCTCTCCCTCGCCAAGCTCCCCGCGCAGCAGCACTGA
- a CDS encoding NADH-quinone oxidoreductase subunit N, which translates to MTADLSTAPGLTAPGTGDAAGSLLAADTPSVVQSIDWLAIAPPTLTALAALIVLVADLFLPAHRKQLLGYGALTALAAALALLVPLRAGDRATFCVTTGAQACSYTADHFALVIQALVLGGAFLTVLLSLDDTRKLPAGEFWFLLLASASGAALLPASRDLATLVVALEVASLPAFALVGIVRGDRRSSEAALKFFLSSVVATAVMLLGVSFVYATTGTLHLTEIAARLDDVPPVLDTLAKAGVALTLVGFAFKTAAAPFHFWVPDTYVGAPLPIAAYLSVVGKAVGFSGLILVTVIAFPSYADVWGPAIAVLAALTMTVGNVAALRQNADRARSAVRLLAWSSVAQAGYLLVPIAAAAYSGDDRIGSTVAYALMYAVVNLGAFAVAAVVARTHPGNRLADYRGLYATRPLAALALGFFLLCLAGLPPGIIGLFAKVTVFSAAVDAGLGWLAVVMAVNVVIALYYYLQWTAILFRTPEGAPETTGAATGSTASVPPRRFAIPTPLTTAIVLTATAGILLSGAPQAVLRFASGSLF; encoded by the coding sequence GTGACCGCGGACCTCAGCACCGCCCCGGGCCTGACCGCCCCCGGCACCGGCGACGCCGCCGGAAGCCTCCTCGCCGCCGACACCCCCAGCGTCGTCCAGTCCATCGACTGGCTCGCCATCGCGCCCCCCACCCTCACCGCGCTCGCCGCCCTGATCGTCCTGGTCGCCGACCTGTTCCTGCCCGCGCACCGCAAACAGCTCCTCGGCTACGGCGCCCTCACCGCCCTCGCCGCCGCCCTGGCGCTCCTGGTCCCCCTGCGCGCCGGGGACCGGGCCACCTTCTGCGTCACCACCGGCGCCCAGGCCTGCAGCTACACCGCCGACCACTTCGCCCTCGTCATCCAGGCCCTCGTCCTCGGCGGCGCGTTCCTCACCGTCCTGCTCTCGCTCGACGACACCCGGAAACTACCGGCGGGGGAGTTCTGGTTCCTGCTCCTGGCCTCCGCATCCGGGGCCGCCCTGCTGCCCGCCTCCCGCGACCTCGCCACGCTCGTCGTCGCCCTCGAAGTCGCCTCGCTGCCCGCGTTCGCGCTCGTCGGCATCGTGCGCGGCGACCGCCGCTCCTCCGAGGCCGCGCTGAAGTTCTTCCTGTCCTCCGTCGTCGCCACCGCCGTCATGCTGCTCGGCGTCAGCTTCGTGTACGCGACCACCGGCACCCTGCACCTCACCGAGATCGCCGCCCGCCTCGACGACGTGCCCCCGGTCCTCGACACCCTCGCCAAGGCCGGCGTCGCCCTCACCCTCGTCGGCTTCGCCTTCAAGACCGCCGCCGCGCCCTTCCACTTCTGGGTCCCCGACACCTACGTCGGCGCGCCGCTCCCCATCGCCGCCTATCTCTCCGTCGTCGGGAAGGCCGTCGGGTTCTCGGGGCTCATTCTGGTCACCGTCATCGCGTTCCCCTCCTACGCCGACGTGTGGGGGCCCGCGATCGCCGTCCTCGCCGCCCTCACCATGACCGTCGGCAACGTCGCGGCCCTCCGCCAGAACGCCGACCGCGCCCGCAGCGCCGTCCGCCTCCTCGCCTGGTCATCGGTCGCCCAGGCCGGCTACCTCCTGGTCCCGATCGCCGCCGCCGCGTACTCCGGCGACGACCGGATCGGCTCCACCGTGGCGTACGCCCTCATGTACGCCGTCGTGAACCTGGGGGCGTTCGCGGTCGCCGCCGTCGTCGCCCGCACCCACCCCGGCAACCGGCTCGCCGACTACCGGGGCCTCTACGCCACCCGTCCGCTCGCGGCCCTGGCCCTCGGATTCTTCCTGCTCTGCCTGGCCGGACTGCCACCCGGCATCATCGGGCTCTTCGCGAAGGTCACCGTCTTCTCCGCGGCCGTCGACGCGGGCCTCGGCTGGCTCGCCGTGGTCATGGCCGTCAACGTGGTGATCGCTCTCTACTACTACCTTCAGTGGACCGCGATCCTCTTCCGTACGCCCGAGGGCGCCCCGGAAACCACTGGGGCCGCCACCGGATCCACGGCCTCCGTTCCACCACGCCGATTCGCGATCCCCACCCCGCTCACCACGGCGATCGTGCTGACCGCCACCGCCGGAATCCTGCTCTCCGGGGCCCCGCAGGCCGTCCTGCGCTTCGCCTCCGGCAGCCTTTTCTGA